The Candidatus Methylomirabilota bacterium genome has a segment encoding these proteins:
- a CDS encoding FumA C-terminus/TtdB family hydratase beta subunit, with amino-acid sequence MITTAADGVKEVTPPLSDVDVESLKAGDRVRITGVIFTARDAAHGRLLPLIEAGRPLPFDVRGQIIYYTGPSPARPGEVVGSIGPTTGGRMDKFTPALLELGLKGTMGKGARSQPVKDAFMKFKGVYFGAIGGAGAVLSRFVRKVDIVAYEDLGTEAIRRIEVESFPAIVINDCHGGDLYQEGMTQYAR; translated from the coding sequence GTGATCACCACGGCGGCGGACGGGGTCAAGGAGGTCACGCCGCCCCTGAGCGACGTCGACGTGGAATCGCTCAAGGCGGGAGACCGCGTCCGCATCACGGGTGTGATCTTCACGGCCCGTGACGCCGCCCATGGCCGGCTGCTGCCGCTGATCGAGGCGGGAAGGCCGCTGCCCTTCGACGTGCGCGGGCAAATCATCTACTACACCGGCCCCTCGCCGGCGCGGCCCGGCGAGGTGGTCGGGTCGATCGGACCCACCACGGGCGGGCGCATGGACAAGTTCACGCCTGCCCTGCTGGAACTCGGCCTCAAGGGGACCATGGGGAAAGGCGCGCGCTCGCAACCGGTGAAAGACGCGTTCATGAAGTTCAAGGGCGTCTACTTCGGCGCGATCGGGGGCGCGGGCGCCGTGCTCTCCCGCTTCGTCAGGAAGGTCGACATCGTCGCGTACGAGGACCTCGGGACGGAGGCCATCCGGCGCATCGAGGTCGAGAGTTTTCCGGCCATCGTGATCAACGACTGCCATGGTGGCGACCTCTACCAGGAAGGAATGACGCAATATGCCCGGTAA